The Fodinibius saliphilus genomic interval ATAGTAAGTGGACGCATATCAAAAAAACTGCAGAAGAGGGCGCACCGAAGTTGGCCTCTGAATTGCTTAATTAATTAGAAATATTTTGAAACTATAGAATCTTATGGCTGATCATATAGCTACTGAAGAAGAAAAAGAAGTACTTGAAAAGTATTTATTACAATTTTTAAACCTTGAAAAGCGATTTCCCTTACTTCCTGGTATTGAAAATGAGGAAGCTATTGCGGGGTTAATGGGATTAGAAACGGAGGAACTACGAAAATTGCGTGACCGTTTTGCTGCAAATGCCAAACAGGCTGCTGTGGAGCTCCTTGAAGATCCCGAAGTCGCTGACTGGATTGAAGAGTTACCGTTTGAAGAGGGTGATACGATCGTAGCTCTGGGTGATTCAATCACAGATGATCTGCAGGGTTGGTTTAATATTTTTGAGCACGTGTTGAAAATTGGGTTAGAAGGTCCTGATTTCACTTTTATAAATAGTGGGGTTTCCTACAATACTTCCAGCGATGCGCTAAAGCGTTTGAATCGTGATGTTCTGGACCATGAACCGGACTGGGTGATTGTAGCTCTTGGGACATTTGATGCTCAGCGTTTGCATGTAGCACCAGATCGACCGCTTGTTTCTCTTGCTGATTATTGGGAGAACTTAAATACGATTGAATCTACTGTTTCAGAAATCACTGATAATCCCCTAATATGGGTTACGCCCCCTCCGGTAATTACAGAGATGTTGCAGCAGATCAGATTGTTCCACTTCGATCTTTTTGAAGACGATTTGAACAGTATCCGCGAAATTTTAACGGGTAAAAAGGGATACATTGTTGATCCGCTTGGAGAGAGAATGCATGATGAAGATGAACAACAGCAAGAGGAGGAAGACCAAGACGAAGAAAGTGGTCCGGCTCCGTGGAATTACTTGAGTGATGGTTTGCATCCTTCTCTCTCCGGCCATACGAATACGGTTAAAGAGCTTATCCGTTTTCTGGCATTATCTAAAGATCCAGAAGAAGGGTCAAGTCTAGAAACACCCGATGATTATGAAGGACAGAATGCAGATTTAGAGGAATAAGTTAAAATCCTATTT includes:
- a CDS encoding SGNH/GDSL hydrolase family protein, which encodes MADHIATEEEKEVLEKYLLQFLNLEKRFPLLPGIENEEAIAGLMGLETEELRKLRDRFAANAKQAAVELLEDPEVADWIEELPFEEGDTIVALGDSITDDLQGWFNIFEHVLKIGLEGPDFTFINSGVSYNTSSDALKRLNRDVLDHEPDWVIVALGTFDAQRLHVAPDRPLVSLADYWENLNTIESTVSEITDNPLIWVTPPPVITEMLQQIRLFHFDLFEDDLNSIREILTGKKGYIVDPLGERMHDEDEQQQEEEDQDEESGPAPWNYLSDGLHPSLSGHTNTVKELIRFLALSKDPEEGSSLETPDDYEGQNADLEE